Proteins from a genomic interval of Ptychodera flava strain L36383 chromosome 7, AS_Pfla_20210202, whole genome shotgun sequence:
- the LOC139136312 gene encoding tripartite motif-containing protein 2-like yields MPATRSPQPATRKIAHPELIDNGVAGIQVNIFLNDLIALFEEQKSVNTSKKCDGCEQGDVTKHCTVCSFDFCSNCATTHGKLPTTKSHRLLRFDEYMAAKSADPASVQPPVYCDTHQDYQVKFYCDTCNGTICLMCTALDHPLTKHQYRCVKDAAKEFTKNLHVVIDKVKVKENEANNSKLKVQQIFESLKKCFQREEESLRKHIRQTIDEITRLIQENGNKLLTELKGEYEKRKVNLTAQLKELDIAENDLTSTREYVEKLVHYGNASQLMSAKRRVDHQTEELLKVQTQVEPVEDDYMEFQQCDDFCRRRSLGTMKFIPTVYKVDSVTPTVRVGEDITCTIRSANESNLNKEEVSHRVKVEAVMKTPDGNTEKVEVKDNENGTMTLKTRVEVEGKHELSVTVCKKPVQGSPVNIKVIAKKGLVCKLGEKGSGIGQFSGLQGMTMMRNGDVLVAEHSNQRLQSFTVNGRHRKIFKFSNVNNFSPYDATVSANGNVFTTDTQNKQGIVCNENGELIGCFGKGNVQGSRGIAISPVNGRVYIVGHTAHCIHIYDQDGNHIKSFGSNGSQKGQFSYPYFVCIDNTGNVYVSDSGNHRIQVFNGNGQFLFTFGSRGSGDSQMNWPRGIAVDKHGYVYVADYNNNRIVKYESNGKFVCRIDEVSDGLNCPTGVCVTDDDRVIVADKGNSCIKVFTQ; encoded by the coding sequence atgcccgcaacccgcagcccgcagcccgcaacccgcaaaatagcgcatccggaaCTCATCGACAATGGCGTGGCAGGAATCCAGGTCAACATCTTCCTGAATGATTTAATTGCACTTTTTGAAGAACAGAAGAGCGTAAACACTTCAAAGAAATGCGACGGGTGTGAACAAGGCGATGTGACAAAGCACTGTACCGTCTGTTCGTTTGATTTTTGCAGTAACTGCGCCACAACACATGGTAAGCTCCCAACAACGAAATCTCATCGCCTACTCCGCTTTGATGAATACATGGCGGCAAAGTCAGCTGACCCAGCCTCGGTTCAGCCTCCTGTCTATTGTGACACACATCAAGATTACCAGGTCAAATTCTACTGTGATACCTGCAACGGGACGATCTGTCTGATGTGTACTGCATTAGATCATCCTTTGACAAAACACCAGTACCGATGTGTCAAAGACGCAGCAAAGGAATTCACCAAAAACTTACACGTAGTCATtgacaaagtgaaagtgaaagaaaatgaagCCAACAATAGCAAACTCAAAGTGCAGCAAATATTTGAGTCTCTAAAAAAGTGCTTCCAAAGAGAAGAGGAAAGCTTGAGAAAACACATCCGTCAAACTATTGATGAAATAACGCGTCTGATACAAGAAAATGGCAACAAACTACTAACAGAGTTGAAAGGTGAATACGAAAAACGAAAAGTCAACTTGACTGCACAACTGAAAGAACTTGACATTGCTGAGAATGACTTGACAAGTACACGTGAATATGTTGAGAAACTGGTGCATTATGGGAACGCTTCACAGCTAATGTCAGCAAAGAGGAGAGTTGATCATCAAACAGAAGAATTGCTGAAAGTACAGACACAGGTAGAGCCAGTGGAAGACGACTACATGGAGTTTCAACAATGTGATGACTTCTGTAGGAGGAGGAGTCTTGGCACAATGAAATTCATTCCGACGGTGTACAAAGTGGACTCAGTCACTCCAACAGTTCGAGTTGGCGAAGACATCACATGCACCATTCGAAGCGCGAATGAATCAAACCTAAACAAGGAAGAGGTATCACATCGTGTCAAAGTTGAAGCTGTGATGAAGACACCTGACGGTAACACAGAGAAAGTGGAAGTCAAGGACAATGAGAATGGAACAATGACTTTGAAAACACGTGTAGAGGTAGAGGGGAAACATGAATTGTCAGTGACAGTATGTAAGAAACCAGTACAAGGATCACCGGTTAACATTAAGGTTATCGCTAAGAAAGGGTTGGTGTGTAAGTTAGGGGAGAAAGGTTCAGGTATCGGTCAGTTCAGTGGTTTACAGGGGATGACAATGATGAGAAACGGTGACGTGTTGGTTGCTGAACATAGCAATCAAAGATTACAAAGTTTTACTGTAAATGGAAGACATCGGAAGatattcaagttttcaaatgtCAATAATTTCTCTCCCTATGATGCAACTGTATCAGCAAATGGTAATGTCTTTACTACAGATACTCAAAATAAGCAGGGAATTGTCTGTAATGAGAATGGTGAACTAATCGGGTGTTTTGGAAAGGGTAATGTTCAGGGCTCTAGAGGTATCGCTATCAGTCCTGTCAATGGAAGGGTTTATATTGTAGGTCACACTGCACACTGTATTCACATTTACGATCAAGACGGCAATCACATCAAATCATTCGGTAGTAATGGAAGTCAGAAGGGTCAGTTTAGCTATCCCTACTTTGTCTGTATTGACAACACCGGCAATGTCTATGTATCAGATAGTGGTAACCATAGAATCCAAGTGTTCAATGGTAATGGTCAGTTCCTCTTTACATTTGGCTCCCGTGGAAGTGGTGATAGTCAAATGAACTGGCCCCGGGGAATTGCTGTGGACAAACACGGCTATGTGTATGTCGCAGATTACAACAATAATAGAATTGTGAAATACGAATCGAATGGTAAATTTGTTTGCCGTATCGATGAAGTGAGTGACGGTCTTAACTGTCCTACCGGTGTCTGTGTCACTGACGATGACAGAGTTATAGTGGCTGATAAAGGTAACAGTTGCATTAAAGTTTTCACGCAATAA